The DNA segment AACCTTTCGACAACACGCAATACCTCTGTAGTGCTTCCTCATTTATGAAGTTCTCTGTTCGCATTAAACCAAAAAAGTACAGTCCCGTCTCGgttgaaaatttgtaaatgctGGTATAACGCCGTATTTTTAGGTATACCTTCATTATTcactattattaatattaatattttttatatttaaatttcagctCTTTGGATAGGTAATTTGTGGCCCTGAAAAGGGCCTTTTACTTTAGGTGTGTAGGTTGTGCAAAGAAATCGAATTACTTCGAGCTCGTGTACTTGGTGACAGCCTTGGTTCCCTCACTGACAGCGTGCTTGGCCAATTCTCCGGGCAGCAAGAGACGGACAGCGGTTTGGATTTCCCGACTGGTGATAGTCGACCGCTTGTTGTAGTGAGCCAAACGGGAGGCCTCGGCAGCAATGCGCTCGAAAATGTCGTTCACAAAGCTGTTCATGATGCTCATTGCCTTCGATGAGATACCGGTGTCAGGATGGACCTGCTTCAGCACTTTGTAGATGTAGATGGCATAGCTTTCCTTCCTCttgcgcttcttcttcttgtcgtTCTTGGTGATATTCTTCTGCGCTTTGCCAGCCTTCTTGGCTGCCTTTCCACTAGTCTTGGGcggcatttttcaaattcactttaaaaattCACTTCACTGATATTTTGCTAGAGATCCAAAACACGTccaatttatacttttattgtaGCAACGCTTTCCGTTAGACGAGCTCTCAACGCGACCGGttttcagcagcagctgtcatcCCTTAACGGAACGAGTAGGTAGCTggaaaaagtataaatagcTGGCAATGgttgcatgtggcaacaatattcgagttttgtgtgtgaaacagtgaaataacaaataataataaaaatgtctgGTCGTGGTAAAGGTGGCAAAGTTAAGGGAAAGGCAAAGTCTCGTTCCAACCGCGCTGGTCTTCAGTTCCCCGTTGGCCGTATTCACCGTCTGCTTCGCAAGGGCAACTATGCCGAGCGTGTTGGTGCTGGTGCTCCTGTGTACTTGGCTGCTGTGATGGAGTACTTGGCCGCTGAAGTTTTGGAGTTGGCTGGTAACGCAGCCCGTGACAACAAGAAGACTAGGATTATCCCTCGTCATCTGCAATTGGCCATCCGCAACGATGAGGAGTTGAACAAACTGCTTTCGGGTGTCACCATTGCCCAGGGCGGTGTTTTGCCTAATATTCAGGCTGTTCTCTTGCCCAAGAAGACCGAAAAGAAggcttaaattcaaattcaaactcGCATATAACACAAATCAACCAAAACCCAAAACGTCCTTTTCAGGACGACCACAAATTTACTAAAGAGAATAATTTttctaatatacaaaaataattgtatttttattcattcattcagaaattaaatattgagtACTTCACTTGAGCAAAGTATATGCGTGGCACACGAGGTACAGTTGCgtcaaaaatgattttcaaatttcgatCTTTACATGAGCAAAGTATCTGCTCTGTGCAAGAGGTACAGTTGTgtcaaaaagtatttcaatattttgatcTTCACATGGACAAAGTATCTGCAGTGTACTCGAGGTACAGTCGTgtcaaaagtattttacaaCACGCTGCATCagtaaattatattcttatttcagccgttttttaaatattaacatctcacaaatgaacaaatttatttatttgtatcttaGAATTAAATTCTACAGAATAACAGGGGCAATCTGGATGAATTTAAGGGAGTTATTCTCTAACGTTAATCAAAATATAGTCTTtcgttctttatttttaacaataaatacatattgattttcttctcttttggttaattttttgGTGGTCCTGAAAAGGACCGATTGATGTGGGTTTtaagtttgtattttgtagtagatacaaattttcttaGCCGCCGAAACCGTACAGAGTGCGGCCTTGCCTCTTCAGAGCGTACACAACATCCATGGCTGTGACTGTCTTCCTCTTGGCGTGTTCGGTGTATGTGACTGCATCACGGATAACGTTTTCCAAGAAAACCTTCAGCACACCACGAGTTTCTTCATAAATAAGACCAGAGATACGCTTCACACCGCCACGACGAGCTAGACGACGGATAGCTGGCTTCGTGATACCCTGGATGTTATCACGCAACACTTTGCGATGACGCTTTGCGCCACCTTTTCCCAAGCCCTTGCCACCTTTACCACGACCagtcatttttcacttttaatattttacttaacaCTCACCGAAGTCAGAAAGATACTGTTGTTCGGTCCAACTCAAACGCCTCTATTTATACTCAAAGATACGAAAACCAGAAAGAGTCAGCAATATGTATCTACGTGCTGCTCGCACGCTGGCACGCTAGCACGCTGGCATGGCAACAGCCCGATcgctcgttctcgttctcgctcgGCAACCCACCACCAGTTTTACTATAAATACGAGAGCCGAATCGCTTCGTTCGATTATTGTGTTTTAACATTTGCTGTGTGAagtaaaattgtgaaataaaatggCTCGTACTAAGCAGACTGCTCGTAAATCGACCGGAGGCAAGGCGCCTCGTAAGCAGCTGGCAACTAAGGCCGCTCGTAAGAGTGCGCCAGCCACCGGCGGTGTGAAGAAGCCTCATCGTTATCGCCCCGGAACTGTTGCCCTGCGTGAGATCCGTCGTTACCAGAAGAGCACAGAGTTGCTGATCCGCAAGCTGCCTTTCCAGCGCTTGGTGCGTGAAATTGCTCAGGATTTCAAGACCGATCTGCGTTTCCAGAGCTCTGCTGTGATGGCACTGCAGGAAGCTAGTGAAGCCTACTTGGTTGGCCTGTTCGAAGATACTAACTTGTGCGCTATCCATGCCAAGCGTGTCACCATCATGCCGAAAGATATTCAGCTGGCCAGACGTATTCGTGGCGAACGTGCTTAAATTGTGACAACGTTGTGCGTTGTGCTTGTCAAGCATCAAATTATCAAACAATCGGTCCTTTTCAGGaccacaattttattgaaagaagatttacatttttctttaactactttagtattatattaaaataatgtacaaattaaaaataaataaataagggCGTGCTTAGTGAATCTCAGATACTATTGTAtctacatttatgtatattaaataaaatttagttacaAAATATAGCCGTCGCTGTTATGCTGTCGAAATGTGgttttatttgccaaacaaTACTGCATAGAAAGATACACTTCAAACAAGTGACAATTTCTCTAGAAGATacatttcacaaaataatttaataacttattatAGATTAgtgtatatgaataaaataatacatttaaattaacaatattaagaataataatacgaggacgtaaatatttattaaatttcttttgcattaCACTCTTCATACGTTGAATGTTATGTGCATATGAATGTACTTACTTTGTACTCTCTAATGGTAAAGACGGTTTTATACgaatgaaatgcatatttaaatgatagaATTTTGTAGATATTGTACAAATCgttaagaaaattatattaaataagtaatatatttaaaaattctattttttacatttatttagattttttcaTGTCAATTTTCAATAGCTTCTAACTCTATGAGGTCGCTTGGTTTTCACTGTACATGGTCAAGTTTgaaccaaaattaaaaatatgagcaataaattatatttatattaaataatacatttaacaaCATAATTGTCCAAAGAACTTGTTTTCagattcaaatattgtatttttattgtttttatatttataaattgagtttttagaagataattgtttttgtgtagacacaaagttgaatttaaggtgaaattttaaacacaGTGAGTAATTGAAgttgaatgcaattaattttatttggttgttcgaatatttaagaaaatatttcgatacataattattaaaatatcaaactattaactatagtaaatattaaatgaagaaTAGGTTAATGGCAAACTTGTTTGGCGGAAACGTTCACCGCTGTAAACATTCGCGTTGCGCCTTTCTACTCGATTCTCACAAAATCGGGTGACCAACCAAATTCAACCACCAACTGTAAATTCtgttaaaattgattttagtgtgaaagtaaagcaaaacaaagtgaagtgaaatatGTCAGACTCCGCAGTTGCAACATCCGCATCTCCTGTGGCTGCCCCGCCAGCGACACCCGCAGCCGAGAAGAAGGTGGCTGCCAAGAAAGCAGCATCTGCATCGAAAGTGAAGAAGCCGGCAGTTCCTCCATCACATCCTCCAACTCAGCAAATGGTGGACGCATCAATCCTGAACCTAAAGGAGCGTGGTGGCTCGTCGCTTATGGCAATCAAGAAGTACATCAGTGCCACATACAAGTGCGACGCCCAGAAATTGGCACCATTCATTAAGAAGTACCTGAAGAGCGCTGTTGCCAGTGGAAAACTTATCCAAGCTAAAGGCAAGGGCGCATCTGGTTCGTTCAAATTGTCTGCATCTGCCAAAAAGGAGCCGAAGCCAAAAGCCAAGGCTGCCTCAGTAGAGAAGAAACCGAAGAAGGTCactgcatcagcagcagcagctaagaaGAAGACTGCCGGCACCAAGGCGAAGAAAGCAGCTGGGTCCGCTGAGAAGAAACCAAGCAAAGCTGTAGCAACCAAGAAGACCGCTGAAAAGAAGAAGGCTGAGAAAGCAAAGGCTAAGGAGGCCAAGAAGAGTGGTACAGTAAAAGCCAAGCCCACAACAGCAAAGGCGGCGGCCAAGTCGAGTGctgcaaagccaaaagcaccAAAGCCCAAGACTGCAACTGCCAAGCCGAAGCCAAAGaaggcagcagcggcagcatcgCCAAAGAAAGCCGCAGTGGCTGCTAAGAAACCCAAGGcaaaactgcagctgcagccaagAAATAAGAGAGCACTAGGACATTGAAGATTGTCGTGCACAAGTTTCAAGactatgaaatttgttatttaacaaAGCCCTTTTCAGGGCTACTAATTTTATATCAAAAGAGAAATGAGTTTTCAAGTTATGTAACATTACGAGATGACTTTTACGACTATAACAGAATCGTATTTTTAACACAAAGCATAATTTAAGCATGAGCCAGGTAGCTAAATCcataaagcaacaaaagtaaTATAAGAAACTCAACCTTTCGACAACACGCAATACCTCTGTAGTGCTTCCTCATTTATGAAGTTCTCTGTTCGCATTAAACCAAAAAAGTACAGTCCCGTCTCGgttgaaaatttgtaaatgctGGTATAACGCCGTTTTTTTAGGTATACCTTCATTATTcactattatttatattaatatttttttatatttaaatttcaactcTTTGGATAGGTAATTTGTGGCCCTGAAAAGGGCCTTTTACTTTAGGTGTGTAGGTTGTGCAAAGAAATCGAATTACTTCGAGCTCGTGTACTTGGTGACAGCCTTGGTTCCCTCACTGACAGCGTGCTTGGCCAATTCTCCGGGCAGCAAGAGACGGACAGCGGTTTGGATTTCCCGACTGGTGATAGTCGACCGCTTGTTGTAGTGAGCCAAACGGGAGGCCTCGGCAGCAATGCGCTCGAAAATGTCGTTCACAAAGCTGTTCATGATGCTCATTGCCTTCGATGAGATACCGGTGTCAGGATGGACCTGCTTCAGCACTTTGTAGATGTAGATGGCATAGCTTTCCTTCCTCttgcgcttcttcttcttgtcgtTCTTGGTGATATTCTTCTGCGCTTTGCCAGCCTTCTTGGCTGCCTTTCCACTAGTCTTGGGcggcatttttcaaattcactttaaaaattCACTTCACTGATATTTTGCTAGAGATCCAAAACACGTccaatttatacttttattgtaGCAACGCTTTCCGTTAGACGAGCTCTCAACGCGACCGGttttcagcagcagctgtcatcCCTTAACGGAACGAGTAGGTAGCTggaaaaagtataaatagcTGGCAATGgttgcatgtggcaacaatattcgagttttgtgtgtgaaacagtgaaataacaaataataataaaaatgtctgGTCGTGGTAAAGGTGGCAAAGTTAAGGGAAAGGCAAAGTCTCGTTCCAACCGCGCTGGTCTTCAGTTCCCCGTTGGCCGTATTCACCGTCTGCTTCGCAAGGGCAACTATGCCGAGCGTGTTGGTGCTGGTGCTCCTGTGTACTTGGCTGCTGTGATGGAGTACTTGGCCGCTGAAGTTTTGGAGTTGGCTGGTAACGCAGCCCGTGACAACAAGAAGACTAGGATTATCCCTCGTCATCTGCAATTGGCCATCCGCAACGATGAGGAGTTGAACAAACTGCTTTCGGGTGTCACCATTGCCCAGGGCGGTGTTTTGCCTAATATTCAGGCTGTTCTCTTGCCCAAGAAGACCGAAAAGAAggcttaaattcaaattcaaactcGCATATaacacaaatcaacaaaaccCAAAACGTCCTTTTCAGGACGACCACAAATTTACTAAAGAGAATAATTTttctaatatacaaaaataattgtatttttattcattcattcagaaattaaatattgagtACTTCACTTGAGCAAAGTATATGCGTGGCACACGAGGTACAGTTGCgtcaaaatgattttcaaatttcgatCTTTACATGAGCAAAGTATCTGCTCTGTGCAAGAGGTACAGTTGTgtcaaaaagtatttcaatattttgatcTTCACATGGACAAAGTATCTGCAGTGTACTCGAGGTACAGTCGTgtcaaaagtattttacaaCACGCTGCATCagtaaattatattcttatttcagccgttttttaaatattaacatctcacaaatgaacaaatttatttatttgtatcttaGAATTAAATTCTACAGAATAACAGGGGCAATCTGGATGAATTTAAGGGAGTTATTCTCTAACGTTAATCAAAATATAGTCTTtcgttctttatttttaacaataaatacatattgattttcttctcttttggttaattttttgGTGGTCCTGAAAAGGACCGATTGATGTGGGTTTtaagtttgtattttgtagtagatacaaattttcttaGCCGCCGAAACCGTACAGAGTGCGGCCTTGCCTCTTCAGAGCGTACACAACATCCATGGCTGTGACTGTCTTCCTCTTGGCGTGTTCGGTGTATGTGACTGCATCACGGATAACGTTTTCCAAGAAAACCTTCAGCACACCACGAGTTTCTTCATAAATAAGACCAGAGATACGCTTCACACCGCCACGACGAGCTAGACGACGGATAGCTGGCTTCGTGATACCCTGGATGTTATCACGCAACACTTTGCGATGACGCTTTGCGCCACCTTTTCCCAAGCCCTTGCCACCTTTACCACGACCagtcatttttcacttttaatattttacttaacaCTCACCGAAGTCAGAAAGATACTGTTGTTCGGTCCAACTCAAACGCCTCTATTTATACTCAAAGATACGAAAACCAGAAAGAGTCAGCAATATGTATCTACGTGCTGCTCGCACGCTGGCACGCTAGCACGCTGGCATGGCAACAGCCCGATcgctcgttctcgttctcgctcgGCAACCCACCACCAGTTTTACTATAAATACGAGAGCCGAATCGCTTCGTTCGATTATTGTGTTTTAACATTTGCTGTGTGAagtaaaattgtgaaataaaatggCTCGTACTAAGCAGACTGCTCGTAAATCGACCGGAGGCAAGGCGCCTCGTAAGCAGCTGGCAACTAAGGCCGCTCGTAAGAGTGCGCCAGCCACCGGCGGTGTGAAGAAGCCTCATCGTTATCGCCCCGGAACTGTTGCCCTGCGTGAGATCCGTCGTTACCAGAAGAGCACAGAGTTGCTGATCCGCAAGCTGCCTTTCCAGCGCTTGGTGCGTGAAATTGCTCAGGATTTCAAGACCGATCTGCGTTTCCAGAGCTCTGCTGTGATGGCACTGCAGGAAGCTAGTGAAGCCTACTTGGTTGGCCTGTTCGAAGATACTAACTTGTGCGCTATCCATGCCAAGCGTGTCACCATCATGCCGAAAGATATTCAGCTGGCCAGACGTATTCGTGGCGAACGTGCTTAAATTGTGACAACGTTGTGCGTTGTGCTTGTCAAGCATCAAATTATCAAACAATCGGTCCTTTTCAGGaccacaattttattgaaagaagatttacatttttctttaattactttagtattatattaaaatgtacaaattaaaaataaataagggCGTGCTTAGTGAATCTCAGATACTATTGTatctacatttatattaaataaaatttagttaaaaaatatagcCGTCGCTGTTATGCTGTCGAAATGTGgttttatttgccaaacaaTACTGCATAGAAAGATACACTTCAAACCAGTGACAATTTCTCTAGAAGATacatttcacaaaataatttaataacttattatAGATCAatgtatatgaataaaataatacatttaaattaacaatattaagaataataatacgaggacgtaaatatttattaaatttcttttgcaaTACACTCTTCACACGTTGAatgttatgtacatatgaatgtaCTTACTTTGTACTCTCTAATGGTAAAGACGGTTTTATACgaatgaaatgcatatttaaatgatagaATTTTGTAGATATTATTGTACAAATCgttaagaaaattatattaaataagtaatatatttaaaaattccattttttacatttatttagatttttccatatcaattttcaatagctTCTAACTCTATGAGGTCGCTTGGTTTTCACTGTACATGGTCAAGTTtgaactaaaattaaaaatatgagcaatatattatatttatattaaataatacatttaacaaCATAATTGTTTAAAGAACTTGTTTTCagattcaaatattgtatttttattgtttttatatttataaattgagtttttagatgataattgtttttgtgtagacacaaagttgaatttaaggtgaaattttaaacacaGTGAGTAATTGTAGatgaatgcaattaattttatttggttgttcgaatatttaagcaaatatttcgaTACATAACTTTTGAAATATCAAACTATtaactatagtaaatattaaatgaagaaTAGGTTAATGGCAAACTTGTTTGACGGAAACGTTCACCGCTGTAAACATTCGCGTTGCGCCTTTCTACTCGATTCTCACAAAATCGGGTGACCAACCAAATTCATCCACCAACTGTAAATTCtgttaaaattgattttagtgtgaaagtaaagcaaaacaaagtgaagtgaaatatGTCAGACTCCGCAGTTGCAACATCCGCATCTCCTGTGGCTGCCCCGCCAGCGACACCCGCAGCCGAGAAGAAGGTGGCTGCCAAGAAAGCAGCATCTGCATCGAAAGTGAAGAAGCCGGCAGTTCCTCCATCACATCCTCCAACTCAGCAAATGGTGGACGCATCAATCCTGAACCTAAAGGAGCGTGGTGGCTCGTCGCTTATGGCAATCAAGAAGTACATCAGTGCCACATACAAGTGCGACGCCCAGAAATTGGCACCATTCATTAAGAAGTACCTGAAGAGCGCTGTTGCCAGTGGAAAACTTATCCAAGCTAAAGGCAAGGGCGCATCTGGTTCGTTCAAATTGTCTGCATCTGCCAAAAAGGAGCCGAAGCCAAAAGCCAAGGCTGCCTCAGTAGAGAAGAAACCGAAGAAGGTCactgcatcagcagcagcagctaagaaGAAGACTGCCGGCACCAAGGCGAAGAAAGCAGCTGGGTCCGCTGAGAAGAAACCAAGCAAAGCTGTAGCAACCAAGAAGACCGCTGAAAAGAAGAAGGCTGAGAAAGCAAAGGCTAAGGAGGCCAAGAAGAGTGGTACAGTAAAAGCCAAGCCCACAACAGCAAAGGCGGCGGCCAAGTCGAGTGctgcaaagccaaaagcaccAAAGCCCAAGACTGCAACTGCCAAGCCGAAGCCAAAGaaggcagcagcggcagcatcgCCAAAGAAAGCCGCAGTGGCTGCTAAGAAACCCAAGGcaaaactgcagctgcagccaagAAATAAGAGAGCACTAGGACATTGAAGATTGTCGTGCACAAGTTTCAAGactatgaaatttgttatttaacaaAGCCCTTTTCAGGGCTACTAATTTTATATCAAAAGAGAAATGAGTTTTCAAGTTATGTAACATTACGAGATGACTTTTACGACTATAACAGAATCGTATTTTTAACACAAAGCATAATTTAAAGCATGAGCCAGGTAGCTAAATCcataaagcaacaaaagtaaTATAAGAAACTCAACCTTTCGACAACACGCAATACCTCTGTAGTGCTTCCTCATTTATGAAGTTCTCTGTTCGCATTAAACCAAAAAAGTACAGTCCCGTCTCGgttgaaaatttgtaaatgctGGTATAACGCCGTATTTTTAGGTATACCTTCATTATTcactattattaatattaatattttttatatttaaatttcagctCTTTGGATAGGTAATTTGTGGCCCTGAAAAGGGCCTTTTACTTTAGGTGTGTAGGTTGTGCAAAGAAATCGAATTACTTCGAGCTCGTGTACTTGGTGACAGCCTTGGTTCCCTCACTGACAGCGTGCTTGGCCAATTCTCCGGGCAGCAAGAGACGGACAGCGGTTTGGATTTCCCGACTGGTGATAGTCGACCGCTTGTTGTAGTGAGCCAAACGGGAGGCCTCGGCAGCAATGCGCTCGAAAATGTCGTTCACAAAGCTGTTCATGATGCTCATTGCCTTCGATGAGATACCGGTGTCAGGATGGACCTGCTTCAGCACTTTGTAGATGTAGATGGCATAGCTTTCCTTCCTCttgcgcttcttcttcttgtcgtTCTTGGTGATATTCTTCTGCGCTTTGCCAGCCTTCTTGGCTGCCTT comes from the Drosophila sulfurigaster albostrigata strain 15112-1811.04 chromosome 2L, ASM2355843v2, whole genome shotgun sequence genome and includes:
- the LOC133840390 gene encoding histone H2B produces the protein MPPKTSGKAAKKAGKAQKNITKNDKKKKRKRKESYAIYIYKVLKQVHPDTGISSKAMSIMNSFVNDIFERIAAEASRLAHYNKRSTITSREIQTAVRLLLPGELAKHAVSEGTKAVTKYTSSK
- the LOC133840156 gene encoding histone H2A; this translates as MSGRGKGGKVKGKAKSRSNRAGLQFPVGRIHRLLRKGNYAERVGAGAPVYLAAVMEYLAAEVLELAGNAARDNKKTRIIPRHLQLAIRNDEELNKLLSGVTIAQGGVLPNIQAVLLPKKTEKKA
- the LOC133840551 gene encoding histone H4, with protein sequence MTGRGKGGKGLGKGGAKRHRKVLRDNIQGITKPAIRRLARRGGVKRISGLIYEETRGVLKVFLENVIRDAVTYTEHAKRKTVTAMDVVYALKRQGRTLYGFGG
- the LOC133840071 gene encoding histone H1-like; translated protein: MSDSAVATSASPVAAPPATPAAEKKVAAKKAASASKVKKPAVPPSHPPTQQMVDASILNLKERGGSSLMAIKKYISATYKCDAQKLAPFIKKYLKSAVASGKLIQAKGKGASGSFKLSASAKKEPKPKAKAASVEKKPKKVTASAAAAKKKTAGTKAKKAAGSAEKKPSKAVATKKTAEKKKAEKAKAKEAKKSGTVKAKPTTAKAAAKSSAAKPKAPKPKTATAKPKPKKAAAAASPKKAAVAAKKPKAKLQLQPRNKRALGH
- the LOC133840905 gene encoding histone H2B, with protein sequence MPPKTSGKAAKKAGKAQKNITKNDKKKKRKRKESYAIYIYKVLKQVHPDTGISSKAMSIMNSFVNDIFERIAAEASRLAHYNKRSTITSREIQTAVRLLLPGELAKHAVSEGTKAVTKYTSSK